From Crassaminicella indica, one genomic window encodes:
- a CDS encoding Ig-like domain-containing protein, whose protein sequence is MRYMKKLLAFSITFCIIFSISITPVLADKEVKKATIEDVEKAIDMTLNYYKTREQINNDWEAFAINAVGEDVEDKYGTSGKTYLTLLEEEIRKNGVGGQMTDYERRVLGIVSAGGDPTNFAGIDLIDKIISWPDLSQGINAPIFGLIALDASNAIVYDGAKHTRESFIEYILNHMSGDGWNYNEGDIPDPDMTAMALYALAPYKNRPRVKEAGEKAIKWLSEHQLNNGGYKSWGTINSESCAQVICGLTAWGIDPQGPDFTKKGGNVVTAFLDFQVKEGKQKGQFMHVKEYGADPGMATQQALYALAALKDYMNKGKSSIFYKIISNSSGSKEITALEIYPDRLELETGKTFKLGVRNQNNRFISNDNVEWMITNKDVATINEHGVLHTLNSGKTNIIVNLKDHENIRDMIEINVIRQDFKIEKIKGCDDSKTNKNVELKITNISDEEKDAVCIVGLYDKDTHQLIQMNYISKKFLPHASHYIKAGFDIPEEGNYEIKVVVWDNWNNRRPLDEAVIQ, encoded by the coding sequence ATGAGGTATATGAAGAAGTTGTTAGCTTTTAGTATTACCTTTTGTATTATTTTTAGTATAAGTATAACTCCTGTTTTAGCAGATAAAGAAGTTAAAAAAGCTACTATTGAAGATGTTGAAAAAGCCATAGACATGACCTTGAATTACTATAAAACTAGAGAACAAATCAATAATGATTGGGAAGCATTTGCTATAAATGCAGTAGGTGAAGATGTAGAGGATAAGTATGGAACGAGTGGAAAGACATATTTGACTCTTTTAGAGGAAGAAATTAGAAAAAATGGTGTAGGAGGTCAAATGACAGACTATGAAAGAAGAGTATTAGGAATTGTATCAGCAGGAGGAGACCCTACTAATTTTGCAGGTATAGATTTAATAGATAAGATTATTAGTTGGCCTGATTTGAGTCAAGGAATTAATGCTCCTATTTTTGGATTGATTGCGTTAGATGCATCTAATGCAATTGTTTATGATGGCGCGAAGCATACAAGAGAGTCATTTATTGAATATATTTTAAATCATATGAGTGGTGATGGTTGGAATTATAATGAAGGGGATATTCCAGACCCTGATATGACTGCTATGGCTCTTTATGCTTTGGCTCCTTATAAGAATAGACCTCGGGTAAAAGAAGCTGGAGAAAAGGCAATAAAATGGCTAAGCGAACATCAATTAAATAATGGTGGTTATAAATCATGGGGAACAATCAATTCAGAGTCTTGTGCTCAGGTAATATGTGGTTTGACAGCTTGGGGGATAGATCCTCAAGGTCCAGATTTTACGAAAAAAGGTGGAAATGTTGTAACAGCATTTTTAGATTTTCAAGTGAAAGAAGGAAAACAAAAAGGACAATTTATGCATGTAAAGGAATATGGTGCTGATCCTGGAATGGCTACCCAACAGGCACTATATGCATTAGCAGCTTTAAAGGATTATATGAATAAGGGAAAATCATCTATTTTTTATAAAATAATTTCTAATAGCAGTGGATCTAAAGAAATTACTGCTTTGGAAATATATCCAGATAGGCTTGAATTGGAAACGGGAAAAACTTTTAAGCTTGGAGTAAGAAATCAAAATAATAGGTTTATAAGCAATGATAATGTTGAGTGGATGATTACTAATAAAGATGTAGCCACTATAAATGAGCATGGGGTATTGCATACATTAAATAGTGGAAAGACAAATATTATTGTGAATTTAAAGGATCATGAGAATATAAGAGATATGATTGAAATAAATGTAATCAGGCAAGATTTTAAGATTGAAAAAATTAAAGGATGCGATGATTCTAAAACAAATAAAAATGTAGAATTGAAGATTACAAATATTTCAGATGAGGAAAAGGATGCTGTATGTATTGTAGGATTGTATGATAAGGATACGCATCAACTGATTCAAATGAATTATATTTCAAAGAAATTTTTACCTCATGCGAGTCATTATATTAAAGCAGGCTTCGATATTCCAGAAGAAGGAAATTATGAAATAAAGGTAGTGGTATGGGATAATTGGAATAATAGAAGACCACTTGATGAAGCTGTGATTCAATAG
- a CDS encoding S-layer homology domain-containing protein codes for MNRIMKSALPVLIAFMMLFTIIPLGYAHDDLTINLNHEGLNVIIDGNTLPKTFVSLVIRRIEDGDKMYADHIKADAQGNYKFRFKIDVGEYEAIVSSNGIQKSKEFFIKEGSVATATVRVEGKNKTLVPLTEVQIQNGETSLLTAIKKAFKKNGTEYEMKGEMIYKIAGEEGWQYIINNRGGMAVPSTKLHDKDEIVLIDDKILNPVITKLEASKIQLNAGEELSVILKKIDSTGMTPVKNKPIYFGNQVKNTDEEGKVVFKVLKAGEYTINSPLTGSLIRPVPIEVNVKGSDSSDESGGKPNVGKNISVYMRIEGYRGTIFDGKIHFNPEEYKDENGRYTITDIDGNKHTNDRPTVLLATIVALNQAGIGDHRIWTNDNYIARMAGEEEFDFKDEHRTCGWMIRSNDLLIPIGVGKYEIHDGDEIVWIYTAMDAYTGYIDVSSTSLKTGEKLTVTVTAKSNRDQDIGGYGIKSLVEGATVYVGNQTYITDKDGKVEIPMNKAGTYEVYAIKLDKNSKHAGYYFPLVSRTEKIKVNVTGENKVDKSIIGNDEYIKMYNRVTDPNASEKDVTEATKEAGNKLEEKANEIKTEKDAQKVVSGAKDVANIIEKAAERITTQEGAKEVAKESIKVVNILIKSAEKLSKDSDKKEVSKAAKENMKAVIKVIDKLNDTKEINKVAGDMIDAAGKLIQHVGKENGKEIIEGTIKVAEKAVEKASVKELNKNQVKVEKEKAVAIVDTDSIKEIAKNTVATVKVIKEKLKKNGIEDKKEIENKITIEIPKVDKQEVEAKLAKDMMKILKQNDIEKAEIKTENAVFNLTPNTFDEKENNEEIALIAKTVNRNNLMPLERYKVPKGCIVVDFNAKAKDEEINSFNEPIEVSIPYKGKVNKGEVVQVFLLKENGTIENMGGKYDPATRMVTFKTSHFSKYFAKKVKEIKTTFKDLQGYEWAKEAIEAMAQKGIISGREEGIFDPSANITRAEFATLMTKMMGYATENMEVPFTDVAKDAWYYSYVGAAYKNGIIRGRSNTIFDPNGNITREEMAVIVAKVLDKQGYEKVGLNGLDIFKDKENIASWAKEGVSLCVKENIISGMGNGQFNPKKNANRAQAAMMLYKLYNLINQ; via the coding sequence ATGAATAGGATAATGAAAAGTGCATTGCCTGTACTAATTGCTTTTATGATGCTTTTTACTATTATACCTTTAGGTTATGCTCATGATGATTTGACTATAAACCTTAATCATGAAGGATTGAATGTAATAATAGATGGGAATACATTACCTAAAACCTTTGTAAGTCTTGTGATCAGAAGAATAGAAGATGGAGATAAGATGTATGCTGATCATATAAAAGCAGATGCTCAAGGGAATTATAAATTTCGTTTTAAAATAGATGTAGGAGAATATGAAGCTATAGTAAGTAGCAATGGCATACAAAAATCAAAAGAATTTTTTATCAAAGAAGGAAGTGTTGCAACAGCAACTGTACGTGTAGAAGGTAAGAATAAAACATTAGTACCATTAACTGAAGTACAAATTCAGAATGGAGAAACTTCTCTTTTGACTGCTATAAAAAAAGCATTTAAGAAAAATGGTACTGAGTATGAAATGAAAGGAGAAATGATCTATAAAATAGCTGGAGAAGAAGGATGGCAGTATATAATTAATAATCGAGGCGGTATGGCTGTTCCAAGCACTAAGCTTCATGATAAAGATGAGATTGTTCTGATCGATGATAAGATATTAAATCCAGTAATAACAAAGCTAGAAGCTTCAAAGATCCAATTAAATGCTGGAGAAGAATTATCAGTTATATTAAAAAAAATAGATAGTACAGGTATGACTCCAGTAAAGAATAAGCCGATTTATTTTGGAAATCAAGTAAAAAATACAGATGAAGAAGGAAAGGTAGTATTTAAGGTATTAAAAGCAGGAGAATATACTATTAATTCTCCACTGACAGGAAGCTTGATAAGACCTGTACCAATAGAAGTAAATGTAAAAGGTTCTGACAGTTCTGATGAAAGTGGAGGAAAACCAAATGTAGGTAAAAATATTTCTGTATATATGAGAATAGAAGGATACAGGGGAACTATTTTTGACGGGAAAATTCACTTTAATCCAGAAGAATATAAAGATGAAAATGGAAGATATACAATAACTGATATTGATGGAAATAAACATACAAATGATAGACCAACAGTATTATTGGCGACAATTGTTGCATTAAATCAAGCCGGAATAGGAGATCATCGAATATGGACAAATGATAATTATATAGCGCGAATGGCAGGAGAAGAGGAATTTGATTTTAAAGATGAACATCGAACTTGTGGATGGATGATTAGATCAAATGATTTGCTGATTCCTATAGGAGTAGGTAAATATGAAATACACGATGGTGATGAGATTGTTTGGATATATACAGCTATGGATGCTTATACAGGATATATAGATGTATCTTCAACTTCTCTTAAAACAGGAGAAAAGCTTACGGTAACAGTAACTGCTAAGTCAAATAGAGATCAAGATATAGGAGGATATGGAATAAAGTCGTTAGTAGAAGGAGCTACTGTATATGTAGGAAATCAAACTTATATAACAGATAAGGATGGAAAAGTAGAAATTCCAATGAATAAAGCAGGAACATATGAAGTATATGCTATAAAGTTAGATAAAAATTCTAAACATGCAGGATATTATTTCCCATTAGTATCTAGAACTGAAAAAATAAAGGTAAATGTTACTGGAGAAAATAAAGTTGATAAAAGTATTATTGGAAATGACGAATACATTAAAATGTATAACAGAGTAACAGATCCAAATGCAAGTGAAAAAGATGTTACAGAAGCAACAAAAGAAGCAGGAAATAAATTAGAAGAAAAGGCTAATGAAATAAAAACAGAAAAAGATGCACAAAAAGTAGTAAGTGGTGCTAAGGATGTTGCAAATATTATAGAAAAAGCAGCTGAACGTATAACTACCCAAGAAGGAGCAAAAGAGGTAGCAAAAGAAAGTATAAAAGTAGTAAATATATTAATTAAATCAGCAGAAAAATTATCAAAGGATAGCGATAAAAAAGAAGTAAGCAAAGCTGCAAAAGAAAATATGAAAGCTGTAATAAAGGTAATAGACAAATTAAATGATACAAAAGAAATCAATAAAGTAGCAGGAGATATGATTGATGCTGCTGGAAAATTGATTCAACATGTTGGTAAAGAAAATGGAAAAGAAATTATTGAAGGTACAATCAAAGTTGCAGAAAAAGCAGTAGAAAAAGCAAGTGTAAAAGAACTTAATAAAAATCAAGTAAAAGTCGAAAAAGAAAAGGCAGTAGCAATAGTAGATACAGATAGTATAAAAGAAATAGCTAAAAATACAGTAGCTACAGTAAAAGTAATCAAAGAAAAATTAAAGAAAAATGGTATTGAAGATAAGAAAGAAATAGAAAATAAAATAACTATAGAGATACCAAAGGTAGACAAACAAGAAGTAGAAGCGAAATTAGCAAAGGATATGATGAAGATATTAAAACAAAATGATATCGAAAAAGCAGAAATAAAAACAGAAAATGCAGTATTTAACCTAACACCAAATACCTTTGATGAAAAAGAAAATAATGAAGAAATTGCTTTGATTGCAAAGACAGTTAATAGAAACAATTTAATGCCACTTGAAAGATATAAAGTACCAAAGGGCTGTATTGTAGTAGATTTTAATGCTAAGGCTAAAGATGAAGAAATAAATAGCTTTAATGAGCCGATTGAAGTAAGTATACCTTATAAAGGAAAAGTAAATAAAGGAGAAGTAGTACAAGTATTTTTACTAAAGGAAAATGGAACTATAGAAAATATGGGAGGAAAATACGACCCTGCTACAAGGATGGTAACCTTTAAAACTTCACACTTTAGTAAATACTTTGCTAAGAAGGTAAAAGAAATAAAAACAACATTTAAAGACCTTCAAGGCTACGAATGGGCAAAGGAAGCAATAGAAGCTATGGCACAAAAGGGTATAATAAGTGGTCGTGAGGAAGGTATATTTGATCCATCAGCAAACATTACAAGAGCAGAATTTGCAACACTTATGACAAAGATGATGGGTTATGCTACAGAAAACATGGAAGTACCATTTACAGATGTAGCAAAGGATGCGTGGTACTACTCATATGTAGGAGCAGCATACAAAAATGGTATTATTAGAGGTAGAAGTAATACCATATTTGATCCAAATGGAAATATAACAAGAGAAGAAATGGCAGTAATTGTTGCAAAGGTTCTTGACAAACAAGGATATGAAAAGGTAGGATTAAATGGATTAGATATATTTAAAGATAAAGAAAATATAGCATCATGGGCAAAAGAAGGAGTAAGTCTTTGCGTAAAAGAAAATATAATTAGTGGAATGGGAAATGGACAATTTAATCCAAAGAAAAATGCAAATAGAGCACAAGCTGCTATGATGCTTTATAAGCTTTACAATTTAATAAATCAATAA
- a CDS encoding S-layer homology domain-containing protein — translation MKKYISFLLVIMIMCMPITSFANPLTDTITNAVEKGTDVAKDIATHWAKNFIAQLVKDGVFSGYPDGTFRPDANIKVSEFTVLVLKANKIEIEKAEGVWYQGVVNTAINHGIIKRGEFDNYDRYINRGEMTRMIIRALNENPSTGKTHFADDSQIPSHLKGYVKKAVELGIIGGYPDNTFKPFGNATRAESTVVIQKMRDSRNGILKPIDPQPPVVVEPPVVKEPSPITTMPERLYKMPIKCLFDPSTDIREINRKMKAIESHRQAIKKVIQQSKEFIPIYYGFDYRDYSDYKSKCKYYIAGYRKLDGELLTTDESLDILIKNNIKNQIIQKSRFFTSDDLVYLNEKGRKTVRGIIQFKYTSHNNPPKGIEVGKWYEQDIEVVWHQPLLNEGQGNWVHSEILFDTTKYIGQPREIK, via the coding sequence ATGAAAAAATATATAAGTTTTTTATTAGTAATAATGATTATGTGTATGCCTATTACAAGCTTTGCCAATCCACTTACTGATACAATTACTAATGCAGTTGAAAAAGGAACAGATGTAGCAAAGGACATAGCAACCCATTGGGCGAAGAACTTTATTGCACAATTAGTAAAGGATGGAGTTTTTAGTGGTTATCCAGATGGAACATTTAGACCAGATGCAAACATAAAAGTATCAGAGTTTACTGTACTGGTACTTAAAGCAAATAAGATTGAAATAGAGAAAGCAGAAGGTGTTTGGTATCAAGGAGTAGTAAATACTGCGATTAATCATGGAATTATCAAACGAGGTGAATTTGATAACTATGATAGATATATAAACAGAGGGGAAATGACACGCATGATCATTCGTGCATTAAACGAAAATCCAAGCACAGGAAAAACACATTTTGCAGATGATAGTCAAATTCCTTCACACTTAAAAGGATATGTAAAAAAAGCAGTAGAATTAGGAATTATCGGAGGCTATCCAGATAACACATTCAAACCATTTGGTAATGCTACAAGAGCCGAATCTACAGTAGTAATTCAGAAAATGAGGGATTCACGTAACGGTATACTTAAACCAATAGACCCACAACCACCTGTAGTAGTTGAGCCACCTGTGGTAAAAGAGCCTTCGCCAATTACAACTATGCCAGAAAGACTATATAAAATGCCTATAAAATGCTTATTTGATCCTTCAACGGATATTAGAGAAATCAATAGAAAAATGAAAGCAATTGAATCTCATAGACAAGCGATAAAAAAAGTGATACAACAATCAAAAGAATTTATTCCTATTTACTATGGATTTGATTATAGGGACTACTCGGACTATAAATCAAAATGTAAATACTATATTGCAGGTTATAGAAAACTTGACGGAGAACTGCTTACAACAGATGAATCATTGGATATACTTATCAAAAACAATATAAAAAATCAAATCATTCAAAAATCAAGATTTTTTACTAGTGATGATTTGGTATATCTGAATGAGAAAGGAAGAAAAACTGTAAGGGGAATTATTCAGTTTAAATATACTTCTCATAATAATCCTCCAAAGGGAATAGAAGTAGGAAAATGGTATGAGCAAGATATAGAAGTTGTTTGGCATCAACCACTTTTAAATGAAGGGCAAGGCAATTGGGTTCATTCTGAAATACTTTTTGATACTACAAAATATATAGGGCAACCAAGAGAGATAAAGTAG
- a CDS encoding DUF4430 domain-containing protein, translating to MKKFLLIFLMLAIVCTFSGCGEKVNVEDGKAHVIVSRDFGNERLSEKDVNFSKDATVMEIMEENFDIETAYGGGFINGIDGLKSEFTGMKDKKKIDWFYYVNGILSEVGASDYYISPKDIVIWDYHDWDNNIYGSSIIGAYPLNFINGHDGNVYKTEILYTKDYKKEGNALLEYLKKQGVKDIESMSLEKGDLKNLDSNSIVIGSWEDIKNIDYINEFYKNGSKCGMYFKVDQDIKGLNNKGEVVKLYQKGALITSVVKEYGGAASMWLITGNDGECIKKAVKLLYENPKKVKGKFSVLVTDDEVINIPIKN from the coding sequence ATGAAAAAATTTTTATTAATATTTTTAATGCTAGCTATAGTGTGTACTTTTAGTGGTTGTGGTGAAAAGGTAAATGTTGAAGATGGAAAAGCTCATGTGATTGTTTCAAGAGATTTTGGAAATGAAAGATTATCAGAAAAGGATGTGAACTTTTCGAAGGATGCAACTGTTATGGAAATAATGGAAGAAAATTTTGATATTGAGACTGCTTATGGTGGTGGCTTTATAAATGGGATTGATGGCTTAAAGTCAGAATTTACTGGAATGAAAGATAAAAAGAAAATCGACTGGTTTTACTATGTGAATGGAATATTATCTGAGGTAGGAGCATCAGATTATTATATAAGTCCTAAAGATATTGTGATTTGGGATTATCATGATTGGGATAATAATATTTACGGTTCGAGCATTATTGGTGCATACCCTTTAAACTTTATCAATGGTCATGATGGTAATGTATATAAAACAGAAATTTTATATACCAAAGATTATAAAAAGGAAGGGAATGCTCTTTTAGAATATTTAAAAAAGCAAGGCGTTAAAGATATAGAGAGTATGAGTTTAGAAAAAGGAGATTTAAAAAATCTAGATAGTAATTCTATTGTAATTGGTTCATGGGAAGATATTAAAAATATAGATTATATTAATGAATTTTACAAAAATGGAAGTAAATGTGGAATGTATTTCAAAGTGGATCAAGATATAAAGGGATTAAATAATAAAGGAGAAGTTGTAAAGCTATATCAAAAAGGAGCATTGATTACGTCTGTTGTAAAAGAATATGGGGGAGCAGCTAGTATGTGGCTAATCACTGGAAATGACGGAGAATGCATTAAAAAAGCAGTAAAGCTTTTATATGAAAATCCAAAGAAGGTTAAAGGAAAATTTTCTGTACTTGTGACAGATGACGAAGTAATAAATATTCCAATAAAGAATTAG
- a CDS encoding energy-coupling factor transporter transmembrane component T, translated as MIKIHPFTMIAFSSILFFMTLIYTHPLYSLSILVFIIVGTLLLGKGKEVKTTMKYGMYAAISIMIINPLVYQGGRTILFKSPRLFLIGKLKITLEALAYGGNMALKLLCIVFIFLFYAAMTDRDETFSLFSKYAHKLTLTLSMTINIIHRLKLEILRVKDVMILRGVNFKEKNLIKRMKAYYPILKVIFIASLEGSLDRAESLYSRGYGKGIRTSYSQIKMRRIDYFMNGINLTLLFLLVYSIYSNVGFVKFYPTFQGFDLTDIKFLIYIDIALFVVILLIRGCKKWKFLKYRI; from the coding sequence ATGATAAAAATACATCCGTTTACAATGATAGCGTTTTCAAGTATTTTATTTTTTATGACATTAATTTATACTCATCCACTGTATAGCTTATCCATACTTGTTTTTATAATTGTTGGAACTTTGCTTTTAGGGAAAGGCAAAGAGGTTAAAACAACAATGAAATATGGGATGTATGCAGCTATATCGATTATGATTATTAATCCTTTAGTGTACCAGGGTGGAAGAACAATTCTTTTTAAGAGTCCAAGATTATTTCTTATAGGGAAGTTAAAAATTACTTTAGAAGCTTTGGCGTATGGTGGAAATATGGCATTAAAGCTATTATGTATAGTATTTATTTTTTTATTTTATGCGGCGATGACGGATCGAGATGAAACATTTAGTTTATTTTCAAAATATGCTCATAAGCTTACACTTACACTCTCTATGACTATCAATATCATTCATAGACTAAAATTAGAAATTCTTAGGGTAAAGGATGTAATGATTTTAAGAGGTGTAAATTTTAAAGAGAAAAATTTGATAAAAAGAATGAAGGCATATTATCCTATTTTAAAAGTAATATTTATAGCTTCACTAGAAGGTTCACTAGATAGAGCTGAAAGCTTATATTCTAGAGGATATGGAAAAGGGATAAGGACTTCATATTCTCAAATTAAGATGAGAAGAATAGATTATTTTATGAATGGAATAAATTTGACACTATTATTCTTACTAGTATACAGTATATATTCAAATGTTGGCTTTGTGAAATTTTATCCTACATTTCAAGGCTTTGATTTAACAGATATTAAATTTCTTATTTATATAGATATAGCCCTATTTGTAGTTATATTGTTAATTAGGGGGTGTAAAAAATGGAAATTTTTAAAATACAGGATTTAA
- a CDS encoding ABC transporter ATP-binding protein, translating to MEIFKIQDLTYYYPRKEEPALKDINLSVKEGEFLLLLGKSGSGKSTLGRVFNRIVPEFYGGKIKGNITSKVDVGMVFQDPEKQLVMDQVEREIAFGLENIGIDYEIMRKKVMETLSFLNIWDIKDKKTYELSGGQKQKTAIAATIAMGYKFLVLDEPTSQLDPVAAEEILHILKRMNEELGYTIILIEQRIDRCFHLADRVVFMENGQIVFDGEAEEFVVFSYKNEKNFSPTVANYFARLGEKHIPLTVKEGRKKLRKDLLLKENIVFEGLKKEAIQNKEAISIKKLYFTYENGKEALKGVDLNVFRGEVLGIMGENGGGKSTLLKNISGLVKPTKGKIFVNGEVGYLSQNPNDYLFNDTVYEELKYTLDQKGINDLSRIEKVCKELDILKYKDKNPRDLSGGEKQRVALASILVMEPEILILDEPTRGLDRALKEILGGIIRDLQRKGKTVILVTHDVEFVGKYCDRVCLMFDGSVAQVGSKYTVLTDGIYYATQMNKLFSGYVDKILTLEDAVAAVASLKEGVI from the coding sequence ATGGAAATTTTTAAAATACAGGATTTAACATATTATTATCCAAGAAAGGAAGAACCTGCTTTAAAAGATATTAATTTATCTGTAAAAGAAGGAGAGTTCTTATTGCTTCTTGGAAAATCAGGTTCGGGAAAATCTACATTAGGAAGGGTATTCAATAGAATTGTTCCAGAATTTTATGGTGGAAAAATAAAAGGGAATATAACTAGTAAGGTAGATGTTGGGATGGTTTTTCAAGATCCTGAAAAACAGTTAGTGATGGATCAAGTGGAGAGGGAGATTGCTTTTGGGCTTGAAAATATAGGTATAGACTATGAAATCATGCGAAAAAAAGTAATGGAGACATTAAGCTTTTTAAATATATGGGATATAAAAGATAAAAAGACTTATGAACTTTCAGGAGGACAAAAGCAAAAGACAGCAATTGCTGCAACTATTGCAATGGGATATAAGTTTTTAGTTTTAGATGAACCAACATCTCAGCTTGATCCTGTAGCAGCAGAGGAAATTCTTCATATTTTAAAAAGAATGAATGAGGAATTAGGCTATACTATTATTCTTATCGAGCAAAGAATAGACAGATGCTTTCATTTAGCAGATCGAGTAGTATTTATGGAAAATGGACAAATTGTGTTCGATGGAGAAGCAGAGGAATTTGTAGTATTTAGTTATAAAAATGAAAAAAACTTTTCTCCAACTGTTGCAAATTATTTTGCAAGATTAGGAGAAAAGCATATTCCTCTTACAGTAAAAGAGGGAAGAAAAAAATTAAGAAAAGATTTATTATTGAAAGAAAATATAGTATTTGAGGGATTAAAAAAAGAAGCTATTCAAAACAAAGAAGCAATATCTATAAAAAAGCTTTATTTTACATATGAAAATGGAAAGGAAGCCCTAAAGGGAGTAGACTTAAATGTTTTTAGAGGGGAAGTTCTTGGGATTATGGGAGAGAATGGTGGAGGTAAATCTACCCTTCTTAAAAATATTTCAGGACTTGTAAAACCTACTAAAGGAAAGATTTTTGTCAATGGAGAAGTAGGATATCTTTCTCAAAATCCAAATGATTATTTATTTAATGATACGGTTTATGAAGAACTAAAATATACATTAGATCAAAAAGGAATAAATGATTTATCAAGAATCGAAAAAGTATGTAAAGAGCTTGATATTTTAAAGTATAAAGATAAAAATCCGAGGGATTTAAGTGGTGGAGAAAAACAGAGAGTAGCACTTGCTTCTATTCTTGTAATGGAGCCTGAAATACTGATATTAGATGAGCCTACAAGAGGACTTGATAGAGCATTAAAAGAAATATTAGGAGGAATAATACGAGATTTACAAAGAAAAGGAAAAACAGTTATTTTGGTAACTCATGATGTTGAATTTGTAGGAAAATACTGTGATAGGGTTTGTCTTATGTTTGATGGAAGT